One genomic window of Campylobacter curvus includes the following:
- the wecC gene encoding UDP-N-acetyl-D-mannosamine dehydrogenase produces MNRKICIIGLGYIGLPTAALLASKGYDVHGVDVSSEVVETINGGRIHIVEPELDLFVKAAVTSGRLKADTKPKFADIFIIAVPTPFKNDYEPNLDYVEAAAKSIAPFVKSGNIVILESTSPVGTTELVKKRVEECGTDTSGVYFAHCPERVLPGKIMKELVNNDRIVGGLSDGATKKTSEFYKTFVNGEVLQTDARTAEMSKLVENSFRDVNIAFANELSMICDKFNIDVWELIRLANRHPRVNILSPGCGVGGHCIAVDPWFIVHAAKNEARLIKTSREVNNYKTKWAIEKIKNAALEFENKNRKKAKIACMGLAFKPNIDDLRESPALFIAKELSSAGFDVLAVEPNIKTHKELEIVNFKDAVVQADIVVFLVAHKEFKEIYASIKDRYVIDFAGLINV; encoded by the coding sequence ATGAATAGAAAAATTTGCATTATCGGGCTTGGATATATCGGGCTTCCGACGGCTGCACTTTTGGCGAGTAAGGGTTATGATGTGCATGGCGTCGATGTTTCAAGCGAGGTCGTAGAGACGATAAACGGCGGCAGAATTCACATCGTCGAGCCCGAGCTTGATCTCTTTGTAAAGGCTGCCGTCACAAGCGGCAGGCTAAAAGCGGACACGAAGCCAAAATTTGCAGACATCTTCATCATCGCCGTGCCTACGCCTTTTAAAAATGACTATGAGCCGAATTTAGACTATGTTGAAGCGGCGGCAAAAAGCATAGCACCTTTTGTAAAGAGCGGAAATATCGTCATTTTAGAATCGACTTCGCCCGTGGGGACGACCGAGCTCGTCAAAAAAAGGGTAGAGGAGTGCGGCACGGATACGAGCGGGGTTTATTTCGCGCATTGTCCGGAGCGCGTGCTACCCGGTAAGATCATGAAAGAGCTCGTAAATAACGATAGGATCGTGGGCGGGCTTAGTGACGGAGCGACAAAAAAAACATCCGAGTTTTATAAAACTTTCGTAAATGGCGAGGTGCTGCAAACGGACGCCAGAACAGCCGAGATGTCAAAGCTGGTCGAAAATTCGTTTAGAGACGTAAATATCGCGTTTGCAAACGAGCTTAGCATGATATGCGATAAATTTAATATTGATGTTTGGGAGTTAATCAGGCTCGCCAATAGGCATCCGCGCGTAAATATTTTAAGCCCGGGATGTGGTGTGGGCGGGCACTGCATCGCAGTCGATCCGTGGTTTATCGTCCATGCGGCAAAGAACGAGGCGAGACTCATAAAAACTAGCCGCGAAGTAAATAATTACAAAACAAAATGGGCGATAGAAAAGATAAAAAATGCCGCACTAGAATTTGAAAATAAAAATCGCAAAAAGGCGAAAATCGCTTGTATGGGACTTGCATTTAAACCAAATATCGATGATTTACGTGAGTCACCCGCACTTTTTATTGCGAAGGAACTATCAAGTGCGGGCTTTGATGTGCTGGCGGTCGAGCCAAATATCAAAACGCACAAAGAACTGGAAATCGTAAATTTTAAAGACGCCGTAGTACAGGCTGATATAGTCGTGTTTTTAGTCGCGCATAAGGAATTTAAAGAAATTTATGCCTCAATAAAAGATCGATATGTAATTGACTTTGCTGGACTTATTAACGTATGA
- the groL gene encoding chaperonin GroEL (60 kDa chaperone family; promotes refolding of misfolded polypeptides especially under stressful conditions; forms two stacked rings of heptamers to form a barrel-shaped 14mer; ends can be capped by GroES; misfolded proteins enter the barrel where they are refolded when GroES binds), with translation MAKEIFYSDDARNRLYEGVRKLNDAVKVTMGPRGRNVLIQKSFGAPSITKDGVSVAKEVELKDTIENMGASLVREVASKTNDQAGDGTTTATVLAHAIFKEGLRNVTAGANPIEVKRGMDKEVAALIDELKNISKKVSGSKEIAQIATISANSDESIGKLIADAMEKVGKDGVITVEEAKSIEDELNVVEGMQFDRGYLSPYFITNAEKMQVELSNPFILLFDKKITNLKDLLPVLEQIQKTGKPLLIVAEDIEGEALATLVVNKLRGVLNISAVKAPGFGDRRKAMLEDIAILTGGEVISEELGRTLESATLEDLGQASSVVIDKDNTTIVNGAGEKSAIDARINQIKAQIAETTSDYDKEKLQERLAKLSGGVAVIKVGAATETEMKEKKDRVDDALSATRAAVEEGIVVGGGSALILASKRVKLDLSGDEAIGAEIVRRALRAPLRQIAENAGFDAGVVTNAVEVSSDVNYGFNAVSGEYVNMFEAGIIDPVKVERVALQNAVSVASLLLTTEATISELKEDKPMPAMPDMGGMGGMGGMM, from the coding sequence ATGGCAAAAGAAATTTTTTATTCAGACGACGCTAGAAATCGCCTATATGAGGGCGTAAGAAAGCTAAACGATGCAGTCAAAGTAACTATGGGGCCAAGAGGAAGGAACGTCCTGATCCAAAAAAGCTTTGGCGCTCCTAGTATAACAAAAGACGGTGTTAGCGTGGCAAAAGAAGTCGAGCTAAAAGATACTATCGAAAACATGGGCGCAAGCCTGGTCCGCGAAGTGGCAAGCAAGACTAACGATCAAGCCGGTGACGGCACTACGACTGCGACTGTTTTGGCTCATGCGATATTTAAAGAGGGGCTTAGAAACGTTACCGCAGGTGCAAATCCGATCGAAGTAAAACGCGGCATGGATAAAGAGGTCGCGGCGTTGATAGACGAGCTAAAAAATATCTCTAAGAAGGTCTCAGGCTCAAAAGAGATCGCGCAGATCGCTACTATCTCGGCAAATTCTGACGAGAGCATCGGTAAGCTGATAGCTGATGCGATGGAGAAAGTCGGTAAAGACGGCGTAATCACCGTAGAAGAGGCTAAATCTATCGAGGATGAGCTAAATGTTGTCGAGGGCATGCAGTTTGACCGCGGATATTTGAGTCCATATTTCATCACAAACGCCGAGAAAATGCAGGTCGAGCTAAGCAATCCATTTATATTGCTTTTTGATAAGAAGATCACAAATTTAAAAGACCTGCTCCCCGTACTAGAGCAAATTCAAAAGACCGGCAAACCGCTTTTGATAGTCGCTGAGGACATCGAGGGCGAGGCTCTTGCTACTTTGGTGGTAAATAAACTTCGCGGCGTGTTAAACATCTCTGCCGTTAAAGCTCCTGGTTTTGGCGACCGCAGAAAAGCTATGCTGGAAGATATAGCTATATTAACAGGTGGTGAAGTCATCAGCGAAGAGCTAGGCAGAACGCTAGAGAGCGCTACTTTAGAAGATCTCGGTCAAGCATCAAGCGTAGTGATCGATAAAGACAACACGACTATCGTAAACGGCGCGGGTGAAAAATCGGCAATTGATGCAAGGATCAATCAAATAAAAGCGCAAATCGCCGAAACTACGAGTGATTATGATAAAGAAAAGCTTCAAGAGCGTCTAGCAAAACTAAGTGGCGGCGTAGCTGTTATAAAAGTAGGTGCTGCGACAGAGACAGAAATGAAAGAGAAAAAAGACCGCGTAGATGACGCTCTAAGTGCGACTCGTGCAGCGGTAGAAGAGGGTATAGTCGTTGGCGGCGGTTCGGCGCTGATCCTTGCCTCAAAACGCGTAAAACTAGATCTAAGCGGTGACGAAGCGATAGGTGCCGAGATCGTCAGAAGGGCGTTACGCGCTCCACTTCGCCAAATCGCTGAAAACGCGGGATTTGACGCTGGTGTGGTAACAAATGCCGTAGAGGTGAGTAGCGATGTGAATTACGGATTTAACGCAGTTAGCGGCGAATATGTAAATATGTTTGAAGCTGGTATCATCGATCCGGTAAAAGTCGAGCGTGTAGCACTTCAAAATGCCGTATCTGTGGCAAGTTTACTATTAACGACAGAGGCTACCATCAGCGAACTAAAAGAAGACAAGCCAATGCCTGCAATGCCTGATATGGGCGGAATGGGTGGCATGGGTGGAATGATGTAA
- a CDS encoding phosphomannomutase/phosphoglucomutase gives MKYDEIFREYDIRGIYEKDLNETSVKAIGLALGEKMKERGVKTLSIGHDARLSAGDLFKFLLSGLNKAGGLKIYDIGLLPTPVGYFSVYADYFDANIMITGSHNPKEYNGFKITIKKDSFFGQDLQKLKFDVNEIIASEVKISDDFSCEKFDILTPYVQFFVKEFSELRNFKQPFIIDCANGAMGVSVVPIIKSLGLNAKILYSEPDGNFPNHHPDPSEKENLKDIFECIEKKECSLGFGFDGDGDRIAVITPKRNIKGDELAYLYALNMKNPRVLGEVKCSQNMYDEIAKIGEVFMGKTGHSNIKKMMKELNVDLAAEVSGHIFFKERYFGFDDALYAMMRVLELVHKGFNLDGELDKMPPVFSTDEIKIKVSEENKFKIVEELKNRIKNGECELPKILNIIEIDGIRIQFEDGWALVRASNTTPVIVTRFEAKSEEFLVLIQKNINNIIKNLIG, from the coding sequence ATGAAATATGATGAAATTTTTAGAGAATATGATATACGTGGAATTTATGAAAAAGATCTGAACGAAACGAGCGTGAAGGCGATCGGTTTAGCGCTTGGTGAAAAAATGAAAGAGCGCGGCGTAAAGACACTAAGTATCGGCCATGATGCCAGACTAAGTGCCGGCGATCTTTTTAAATTTTTACTAAGCGGGTTAAATAAAGCTGGCGGGCTAAAGATTTACGATATAGGTCTACTGCCGACACCGGTCGGATATTTTAGCGTTTATGCCGATTATTTCGATGCAAACATAATGATAACTGGCTCTCATAATCCAAAAGAATACAATGGCTTTAAAATAACGATAAAAAAGGATAGTTTTTTTGGCCAAGATCTGCAGAAACTAAAATTTGATGTGAATGAAATAATCGCTAGCGAGGTAAAAATTTCAGATGATTTTAGTTGTGAAAAATTTGATATTTTAACACCTTACGTACAATTTTTTGTCAAAGAATTTAGCGAACTAAGAAATTTTAAGCAGCCTTTTATCATCGACTGTGCAAATGGCGCTATGGGCGTTAGCGTCGTGCCTATCATAAAGTCACTTGGACTAAACGCTAAAATTTTATACTCCGAGCCTGACGGGAATTTCCCAAATCACCACCCAGATCCTAGTGAAAAAGAAAATTTAAAAGATATTTTTGAATGCATAGAAAAAAAAGAGTGCAGTCTTGGTTTTGGCTTTGACGGAGACGGCGATAGGATCGCTGTGATCACCCCTAAGCGAAACATAAAAGGTGACGAGCTTGCATACTTGTATGCGCTAAATATGAAAAATCCGCGAGTACTGGGTGAGGTCAAATGCTCACAAAATATGTATGACGAGATCGCTAAGATCGGCGAGGTTTTCATGGGTAAAACTGGGCATAGCAATATAAAAAAGATGATGAAAGAGCTAAATGTCGATCTCGCCGCTGAAGTGAGCGGACATATATTTTTTAAGGAGCGATATTTTGGCTTTGATGATGCGCTTTATGCTATGATGCGTGTACTGGAGCTCGTGCATAAAGGCTTTAATCTAGACGGTGAGCTTGATAAAATGCCTCCGGTTTTTAGTACCGATGAGATAAAAATAAAAGTTAGTGAAGAAAATAAATTTAAGATAGTAGAAGAGCTAAAAAATCGCATAAAAAATGGCGAATGCGAGCTACCTAAAATTTTAAATATTATCGAGATAGACGGCATCAGGATACAGTTTGAAGATGGCTGGGCACTCGTGCGAGCCTCAAATACGACACCAGTGATCGTGACTAGGTTTGAGGCGAAGAGTGAGGAATTTTTAGTTCTAATTCAAAAAAATATTAATAATATTATAAAAAATTTAATCGGATAG
- the groES gene encoding co-chaperone GroES, whose protein sequence is MNFQPLGKRVLVERVEETKTTASGIIIPDNAKEKPLSGEVKAVGPEVEGVKTGDKVVFAKYGGTEINLDDKTYLVLNIDDVLGVIK, encoded by the coding sequence ATGAATTTTCAACCATTAGGCAAGCGCGTTCTAGTCGAGCGTGTGGAAGAGACAAAAACCACAGCATCAGGCATCATTATACCTGACAATGCAAAAGAAAAACCTTTAAGCGGCGAAGTAAAAGCAGTCGGCCCTGAGGTAGAGGGCGTAAAAACCGGCGATAAAGTCGTTTTTGCAAAATACGGCGGGACCGAGATAAATCTTGACGATAAAACATATCTTGTTTTAAACATTGACGATGTTTTGGGTGTGATAAAATAA
- a CDS encoding methyltransferase domain-containing protein: MKNIKIRLRKIKFLLQSVFKNFSSLLLFFKYIRNEDIYENNKHILLAANWLLKAQETGGDDGYSRGFYLYKSGWDKSYIETTGYIIPTMLEVYEKTKDERYYESAYKAGIWLLGVQKDNGAFTDIDNDIELVFDTGQVLYGLIALYENEKIDKDSKEKFKIASYKACEWLCSVQDIDGSWTAYGFNKIPHSYYSRVASILYKAGCVFKNDEFKKCADKNISWVLSRQKENGFFDNLKFQADEENVLHTMIYVLEGLFDYYTYTQRADILDSLLKNTNVLKEININKELLLSSQYNDKFESVNNERCITGLAQWANLSFKLYELTKDDEYLLCARKTLYYIKSKQFKEGNDLMGSLPGSVPFWGVYAPFSAVNWSVKFFIDALLQSNKYKFSLIEDSNLWIGECFKFNNDVVDTKLTYTAQNYIKILSKYIKDSHNILDLGCGKGKYINIFNSKFENKNIVGIDPYYYNDKNIFIGDTYTINSNIKFDLIYCIEVLQHVKYIDVAIDNIKNNLVEKNGMLIICDRNPISVIGFLKSIWEFRGKWMYSFDSPFIEKWYTIDRWKQMLAKHDFTVYKTYAFCSRGGIRSMMNRYSVIIARRK; this comes from the coding sequence ATGAAAAATATAAAAATAAGACTAAGAAAAATTAAATTTTTGCTCCAATCGGTTTTTAAAAATTTTAGTAGTTTATTGCTATTTTTTAAATACATTAGAAATGAAGATATATATGAAAATAATAAACATATACTGTTGGCGGCAAATTGGCTATTAAAGGCTCAAGAGACTGGGGGCGATGATGGATATTCTCGGGGATTTTATCTTTATAAAAGTGGTTGGGATAAAAGCTATATAGAGACCACCGGCTATATTATTCCTACCATGCTTGAAGTATATGAAAAAACAAAAGATGAAAGATATTATGAATCTGCTTATAAGGCTGGTATATGGTTACTTGGCGTTCAAAAAGATAATGGCGCATTTACTGATATAGATAATGACATAGAGCTAGTTTTTGATACCGGTCAAGTTTTGTATGGGCTGATAGCGTTATATGAAAATGAAAAAATAGATAAGGATAGTAAGGAAAAATTTAAAATAGCTTCGTATAAGGCTTGCGAATGGTTATGCTCTGTGCAAGATATTGATGGGAGTTGGACTGCATATGGCTTTAATAAAATTCCGCATTCTTATTATTCGAGAGTGGCATCTATATTATACAAGGCAGGATGTGTATTTAAAAATGATGAATTTAAAAAATGTGCAGATAAAAATATATCATGGGTTTTATCTCGTCAAAAAGAAAATGGCTTTTTTGATAATTTAAAATTTCAAGCAGATGAAGAAAATGTATTACATACTATGATATACGTATTAGAGGGCTTGTTTGATTACTATACTTATACGCAAAGAGCCGATATATTAGACTCTTTACTGAAAAATACTAATGTATTAAAAGAAATAAATATAAACAAAGAACTTTTACTATCGTCTCAATATAATGATAAATTCGAATCTGTAAATAATGAGAGATGCATTACTGGGTTGGCGCAATGGGCAAATTTATCATTTAAACTATATGAACTAACCAAAGATGACGAGTATTTGTTATGTGCTAGGAAAACGCTTTATTATATTAAATCAAAACAGTTTAAAGAAGGCAATGATTTAATGGGATCTTTACCTGGTTCTGTGCCATTTTGGGGAGTTTATGCTCCATTTAGTGCAGTAAATTGGAGTGTTAAATTTTTTATAGATGCTCTTTTGCAGAGCAATAAATATAAATTTTCACTAATAGAAGACAGCAATCTATGGATAGGCGAATGTTTTAAATTTAATAATGATGTTGTAGATACAAAGCTTACCTATACTGCACAAAATTATATTAAAATTTTAAGCAAATACATAAAGGATAGTCACAATATACTAGACCTTGGCTGTGGTAAAGGAAAGTATATAAATATATTTAATAGTAAATTTGAAAATAAAAATATTGTCGGTATAGACCCGTACTACTATAATGATAAAAATATCTTTATTGGAGATACATATACTATCAATAGCAATATAAAATTTGATCTTATATACTGCATAGAAGTTTTACAACATGTCAAATATATAGATGTTGCAATAGATAATATCAAAAATAATCTAGTTGAAAAAAATGGAATGCTTATAATATGCGATCGAAATCCTATATCTGTGATTGGCTTTTTGAAGTCTATTTGGGAATTTAGAGGAAAGTGGATGTATTCGTTTGATAGTCCATTTATAGAGAAGTGGTATACGATCGATAGGTGGAAACAAATGCTTGCCAAGCACGACTTTACAGTGTATAAAACATATGCCTTCTGTTCTAGGGGTGGTATTAGGTCTATGATGAATAGATATAGCGTGATTATCGCAAGGAGAAAGTAA
- the wecB gene encoding non-hydrolyzing UDP-N-acetylglucosamine 2-epimerase: MPKKVMFIFGTRPEAIKMAPLIKKFEKNSDAFDIKICITAQHRQMLDQILELFDISPDFDLNVMQPGQDLYDITSRVILGLRDVFSRYQPDIVLVHGDTSTSAVAALAAFYAKIKVGHVEAGLRTHDIYSPYPEEANRQIVGVLANFHFAPTQKARQNLLTEGKSEKNIIVTGNTVIDALFLTLERIKNDERVRNKIEKNINLQYKFDGSREFILVTGHRRENFGEGLLNICKALKAIAKNYPNIDIVYPVHLNPNVQKPVNEILSNIPNIHLIKPLEYESFLYLMSRAKFIITDSGGIQEEAPSLGKPVLVMRETTERPEAFEAGVVKLVGTNFEKITSEARQLLDDENEYRKMSVSQNPYGDGKASERIVEFLKGNL, encoded by the coding sequence ATGCCCAAAAAAGTTATGTTTATCTTCGGGACTCGTCCCGAAGCCATAAAAATGGCGCCGCTTATCAAAAAATTTGAGAAAAATTCGGACGCTTTTGATATAAAAATTTGTATCACCGCTCAGCACAGACAGATGCTAGATCAAATTTTAGAGCTTTTTGATATAAGCCCCGACTTCGATCTAAACGTGATGCAGCCGGGGCAAGATCTTTATGACATCACTTCTCGCGTGATACTGGGGCTTAGAGACGTTTTTAGTCGCTATCAGCCCGACATCGTGCTCGTGCATGGCGACACATCGACAAGCGCAGTCGCTGCGCTCGCGGCATTTTATGCGAAGATAAAAGTAGGACACGTCGAGGCGGGACTACGCACGCATGATATTTACTCTCCCTATCCGGAGGAGGCGAATAGGCAAATAGTCGGCGTGCTAGCGAATTTTCACTTCGCCCCGACGCAAAAGGCAAGGCAAAATTTACTCACAGAGGGTAAAAGCGAAAAAAATATCATCGTGACCGGCAACACCGTCATTGACGCGCTATTTTTGACACTCGAACGGATAAAGAACGACGAGCGAGTGAGAAATAAAATAGAAAAAAATATAAATTTGCAGTATAAATTTGATGGCAGTCGGGAATTTATATTGGTTACCGGGCACAGGAGGGAAAATTTCGGCGAAGGGCTTTTAAATATCTGCAAAGCGCTAAAAGCGATCGCCAAAAACTACCCGAACATCGACATCGTCTATCCCGTGCATCTAAATCCAAACGTCCAAAAGCCGGTAAATGAAATTTTATCAAACATCCCGAACATCCATCTCATAAAGCCGCTGGAATACGAAAGCTTTTTATATCTGATGAGCAGGGCTAAATTTATCATCACCGATAGCGGCGGCATCCAAGAAGAAGCCCCGAGCCTAGGCAAGCCGGTGCTGGTGATGAGAGAGACGACCGAGCGACCGGAAGCCTTCGAAGCTGGTGTGGTAAAGCTCGTGGGAACGAATTTTGAAAAGATAACAAGCGAGGCTAGGCAGTTACTGGACGACGAAAACGAATACCGCAAGATGTCCGTCTCGCAAAACCCCTACGGCGACGGCAAGGCGTCCGAGCGGATAGTAGAATTTTTAAAAGGAAATTTGTGA